The Haloplanus sp. GDY1 genomic sequence GACGCCGATAGAACCGTGTACTTCGACGCCCGCGTCGGATGCTGCCTCTCGGGCGGCGAGGTCGTCGGTTAGGAGAACACCTCCCCGCTCTTCAGCGACCGCAATCGCGGCGCGTTCTCCAGCGTCCAGTTCCTCAGTTCCGACTCGGCTTTCGTCGGCTTCGACGAGTTCGTACGAGAGGTCGGCCAATCGGTCCGGAACACCACCGGCGTCGACCTCCTCGTAAACCGTCTCTGGGACGAGGAGTGTGTCGAACGTCGAGAGCAGTTCCAGCGAATCGATTTCGGCGAGGTGAATGAGCGGTCCTGCGTCCGAGACAGCCGCAAGCGTCACGCGTTCAGACCCCAGTCGACGTCTTCCTCGACGACCTCACGCTCTCGCTCCGCTCGCTCGACTTTCGTCCGACCGACACGTTCGATTGCTTCCTCGCGGTCGAGTTCGCCGTCGAGGTACCGCGCGAGAACGAGGTCCTCCCACAGGTCTTCGAGACCACGTTCGAGCGCCCGCTCGAATACTTCGGACTCCGGAAGACCGCGGGCTTCGGCGATTTCTCGAACCCGCCCGGAGATCTCGGCGGTCATATCGTATGATTGCTCGGCAGCGTTCTTAAATCCGTGTCTGCCTGCCCGGCGTAGATCTGACCGGGGCCTATGTCTACCGTGGCCATATCCAAGTTCCCTCAGAGACGGCTTCGACCGTCAGAAATGGCGGCCTCGGCACTCATAGGGCTCGTCGCCGCCGGGTGCCACCCCGACTCGGAGCGGTGCGCTCGTCATCGGCCGTTCGACGCTCCGTACCCGAGGCCCAAACGGGTTTCCCTCCACCCACGCCTTTGTATCGCCCTGGCCCGTACCGGGGTTCATGACCGACGACGCGAGCGACGTCGTCCTCTACGGCGGGAAGGGCGGCGTCGGGAAGACGACCTGTGCGGCGGCCCACGGCCTCGCGCTCGCCCGGTCGGGCGTCGAGACGCTCGTCGTGTCGACGGACCCGGCCCACTCGCTCGGCGACGCCTTCGGCCGCGACCTGGGTGCCGACCCGACCGAAATCGAGGGGTCGCTCTCGGCGCTGGAGGTCGACCCCGAAACCGGGCAGGACGCCTACCGGGGCGTCGTCGAGGCGCTCGCCGCCGAGTTTCGCGACGCCGGCCTCCGACTCGACGACGGTGA encodes the following:
- a CDS encoding nucleic acid-binding protein encodes the protein MTLAAVSDAGPLIHLAEIDSLELLSTFDTLLVPETVYEEVDAGGVPDRLADLSYELVEADESRVGTEELDAGERAAIAVAEERGGVLLTDDLAAREAASDAGVEVHGSIGVIALGYGRGLLDRDEAASRMRALQRETSLFVTEAVVERGIRMLDEQ